A single window of Castor canadensis chromosome 3, mCasCan1.hap1v2, whole genome shotgun sequence DNA harbors:
- the Or6j1 gene encoding olfactory receptor 6J1 codes for MGNHTSVTEFVLLGLSDTCELQMLTFVGFLLTYLLTLLGNLLIVVITLVDGRLHTPMYYFLRNFAVLEIWFTSVIFPKMLTNTVTGHRTISLAGCFLQVFLYFFLGTTEFFLLAVMSFDRYVAICKPLHYATIMSKRVCVQLVLCSWMTGLILILVPSFIIFQQPFCGPNVVNHFFCDNFPLLELICADTSLIELLSFIIANFSLLGTLAVTATCYSYILHTVLHIPSAKERRKAFSTCSSHIIVVSLFYGSCIFMYVRSGKSGQGKDQNKVVALFNTVVTPMFNPFIYTLRNKQVRQVFREQVSKLQKLRQI; via the coding sequence ATGGGGAACCACACCTCCGTCACCGAGTTTGTCCTTCTGGGGCTCTCAGACACCTGTGAGCTGCAGATGCTCACCTTCGTGGGGTTCCTCCTGACCTACCTCCTCACCCTGCTGGGGAACCTCCTCATCGTGGTCATCACCCTGGTGGACGGGcgcctccacacccccatgtactacTTCCTGCGCAACTTTGCGGTTCTAGAGATTTGGTTCACCTCGGTAATCTTTCCCAAGATGCTGACAAACACTGTCACAGGACACAGGACCATCTCCCTGGCTGGTTGTTTCCTCCAGGTATTCCTCTATTTCTTCTTGGGCACCACAGAGTTCTTCCTACTGGCAGTGATGTCCTTTGACAGGTACGTGGCTATCTGTAAACCACTGCATTATGCCACCATCATGAGCAAAAGGGTGTGTGTCCAGCTAGTGCTCTGCTCATGGATGACAGGATTAATTCTCATCCTTGTTCCAAGTTTCATCATATTCCAGCAGCCATTTTGTGGCCCTAATGTGGTTAACCATTTCTTCTGTGACAACTTTCCACTCCTAGAACTCATCTGTGCAGACACAAGTCTGATAGAGCTGCTGAGTTTTATTATCGCCAACTTTAGCCTCCTAGGCACTCTGGCTGTGACAGCCACGTGCTATAGCTACATCCTCCACACTGTCCTACACATCCCCTCAgccaaggagagaaggaaagcctTCTCAACCTGCTCCTCCCACATCATTGTTGTGTCTCTCTTCTATGGCAGCTGTATCTTCATGTATGTCCGGTCAGGCAAGAGTGGGCAGGGGAAGGACCAGAACAAGGTGGTGGCATTGTTTAATACTGTAGTGACCCCAATGTTCAACCCTTTCATCTACACCCTAAGGAACAAACAGGTGAGGCAGGTATTTAGGGAGCAAGTAAGCAAGCTCCAAAAGTTGAGGCAGATCTGA